TGTTCTCCGTGGCCGGCAGAATGCCGATCACGTGGACGGGGAGGCGCAGGCGCGCGGCTGCGCGCACGGTCGCCAGCACCTCCGCGCCGCCGGTCATGTCGGCCTTCATTTGTTCCATGTTCTCCGCCGGCTTGAGCGAGATCCCGCCGGTGTCGAACGTGATTGTCTTGCCCACGAACACGATGGGCTTCGCGTGCCGGCCGCCAGTCCCGGCGCCGCGATAGTCGAGGATGATGAACTTGGGCGGCTCGTGGCTGCCGCGCGCGACGCCCAGCAACGCCCCCATGCCCAGCTTCTCCATATCCGCGCGCTCGAGGACTTTCAGCTTCACGCCTCGTTCCCCGGCGATGATCTTCGCTTCACCCGCGATGCGCGACGGCGTCATGACGTTCGAAGGATGGTTGCAGAGATCGCGCACGAACACGGCCGCCTCGGACGTCGCGACGCCGCGCCGAATGCCTTCTTTGAGATCGTCCAGTTCCTCCGCGCGCGATGTGATGACCGTCATGCGGGCAAGGTTCTTCGCCTCCGCACGGTTCTCGCTGCGATACACGTTGAACTGATAGCTGCCGAGCACGGCGCCCTCGACCATCGCTTGAGCGATGTCGATCGCGGACGTGCGGGGCAAAGAACCCTGCGGCACGGCCGCCGTGAAGGCGGTGGCCTTGGCCTGGCGCACGCGCTTGACGGCGCAGCCGAACGCCTGTCGGATCGTATCCAAACGCAGGTCCTTTTTCTTGCCTAAGCCGACAAGCAGCACGCGTTTGGCGGCCGCCTTGCCCGGATTATGGAACAGCACGGTTTCGTTCTGCTTGCCTTCAAACTCGCCGCTTCTCAGCAGATCGCGCAGGCGGCCGTCGAGGGCGCGATCCACCGCGGAGGCATCGTCCTGGAACGAGGTATCGCCTTCGAAATGCGTCAGCACCACCACCTCGGCCTGCTCCGTCTCGACCCGTCCTTGCTTCGCGATCACTCGCATGATCTTCATTCCGTCTCCTTGCTCGCGGACAAGCCGCCGGCTATCGGCTCTCAGCCCGACGCCGACGGCTGGGGCTTCCCGCTCATACCCCTCTCATATCGGGCGCCCAGATGTACTTGTGGAGTTGAACCTGAAAGCGAACGGGCAACCGGTCCGCCAGGATCCACTCGGCGAGTTGGCGGAGGTCCAACTCGCCGAAGACCGGGCTGAACAGCACAGGGCACCGGTCGGCGAGTTCGTATCGCCGGAGGATCGTCTTGGCCCACTCATAATCGGCCCGATCCTTGAGCACGAACTTCGCTTCATCCTTAGCGGTCAACCGGGCGAGATTCTCCCAGCACATGCGCTCCGTCATGCCGCTGCCCGGACATTTGATGTCGAGAATGACATGGGCCCGCTTGTCGACCGGCGAAATGTCGATCGCGCCGCTGGTCTCCAGCAATACGTCGTAGCCTTCTGCACAGAGCCGCTCGATCAGCGCGTAGGCTTCCGGCTGGTGCAGCGGCTCACCGCCCGTGACCTCGACCAACCGGCAACCGAGCGCCCCAACTTTCGCCAGCACGTCGTCCAGGGACATCTCGACGCCGCCGTAAAAGGCATAGGCCGTGTCGCACCAGACGCACCGCAGCGGACAGCCGGTCAACCGCACGAACGCGCAGGGCCGGCCCGCATGGGTGGATTCTCCTTGAATGCTATGGAAAATTTCCGTCACGCGCAGCATTTCAACCAATGCGCCTTCAGTCGTTAGCCATCAGCGGTCTGCCATGAAAAGCATGTGCACGGACGCTTCCTTCTGTCCGAGAACTGAACGCTGACAACCGACCGCTGAGAGCTATTGTCTCATTTATTCCCATCGCACGATCGGCCATCCATGGCGGCGGGCGATCCGGGCCATCCCTCTGATCGGGTTCACGACCATCGGATGGCCGACCGCCCGCAGCGCCTCCACATCTCCCGGACTGTCTCCATAGGCGTAGCACTCGCCCAAATCAAGCCCGTTCTGCCGCGCAAAGGCCGCCATCAACCGCCGTTTCCCGTCGCCGTAGGGAAGCGGGGCCACGAGCCGGCCGGTGAACCCGGCCACCGTCCGTTCCGGCCTGGCCGCCAAAACCGCCTTCACCGCTAAGAAAGCGGCCAGCGGCTGGATCAAAAAATCGAGAGAGCCCGTGATGAGCACGATCTCGTGCCCCTCGCGGCGATGGGCGTCGAGTTTGGCCAACCCGTCGACGGACAGAAACGGGAGGACCTCCGCCCGGCAGAACGCCTCCGCTAACGATTCCATCTCGGCCGGGTGCTTGCCGGTAAGATAGAGCTTCCGTTCCCGAAGGGGCTGCAGGGAGACCGGGGGAACGTGACGCAGCCACCACCACAGGCTTGCGCCGGCTTCCCGCCAGCCGACGACCCCGGTCCTCCACAGGTAGCGAAAAAACCGTACTTCGCTGGGTGTTCCGGGCAGCAGGGTATTGTCCACGTCGAAGAACGCGGCGATCTTCACTGTCCGACGACCGGTTGTGGAAGTCTGAAACGAGGCGAGCACCTGATCCCCGGCGCGGTTGTGATGCGCGGTCGCACTGGACGCCGACGGCTCTCTGAGCGGCGCCGATTCTACCGGACAGGCGGTTGATTGACAAGCATTTTGGCCCACTTCTATAATCCGCCCAGCGCCGAAGTGGTGGAATTGGTAGACACGTACGTTTGAGGGGCGTATGGGGCAACCCGTGGGGGTTCGAGTCCCCCCTTCGGCACCAACCCTCCCTCTTCCCGGTTTCTTCATGGGCCGCAATCCTCAGTGTTCGCCTACCGGTGGACGGATTCCATCCCGTCGCAGGAAACGATTTCGATTCGGACGGCTGTTCTCAAGCCCCTGTTCCTTTGAGCGATCTTCGTAGCCGCACAGCCATGCGCCGCAGGCAAAGGCACCGGCCAGACGGTCTGGTATCCTGGTTGAGACCTCGCGGCTTGTTTCGTCGTCCTATCAACATCTCAACCGGAGTCACCCAGCATGTCTGATACCCCGCCCGCCGACCGCCGCCTGTACAATTTACGTGAGCTGAGCTTGCGGAACATCACTCAGTGCAGCGCCGTGCTTCGCACCCTGGGCGTCGGCGCGTCGAGCCTGGAGGAAGTCGCCGGACGTGTCGTCCGGTATTTCTACGAGCACATGGGTTTCTCGCCGTCGCCCGAGCCGGCCTGCGCGCTCGTGCGATTTTTCAAAACCCATCCCTTCGGCTCACTCGATGAAGAAAGCCGGCGCTACGTCGTCGGTCTGCTGGGCCGTCAACCCGACACCCCTTCCATGAAGTGCTTGACCCTGATGGCTTCGGCGGGCCTGCGACCGGAATGGAACGACCGGACGCAGTCCAAGCGTTACAAGGCGATCCCGATTACCGGCGATCGGTTTTCCATGCAGTTCCCGATGTTTTCCCAACTTTTGACGCAATTTGGAGTCTCCGTCGATGCGCTGCTGCCCAGCGGCCATGAGCTGCTCGTGGATGAGCACGAGAAGAGTTACAACGTCTTTTTCGTTCCCCGGGCGGCGGGCAGCCCGTATGTGCCGGTTCAGCAGGAGTTCGTCTTGTGCTACGGGATTCAATCCGTGGTGGGATTCGGCGGGCTCTTGCCCTCGGGAAATCTGTTCGCCGTCATTCTGTTCACCAGAGTGGAGATTCCCCGGGAGGCGGCGGAACTCTTCCGGACGCTGGCGCTGGCCGTGAAGCTGGCGGTCCTGCCGTTCGATGGAGACCGGGTGTTCGCGCCGGGCGCAGGGACCCGGACGCAGGAGAGCGCGCCATGAACCCGAACGGAGCAGTCGGCGAGTCGGAAAAACTGTTGGCCCGGGTGTCGGCTCTCGAGCAGTTGTTGGGAGTGCACGAAGCGCTCGTCATCCGGCAGGCGGAACGTCTCGAATCCGCCCTGGATCGACTCAAGGCCCAGGCCGATGTCTTGAGCGCCGTGGTCGCAGGCACGGACCCTTCGGCGGGACCGGAATTCTTTCGTTCCCTGGTGTACCACCTCGCCACGGCGGCACAGGTCCGGTACGCGCTGGTCGGCGAGCTGCTGCCCGGAGGGAAGGAACGAATCCGAACCCTGGCGGTCTGGGCCGGAGGCCGTTTTGTCGACAACTTCGAATACGACTTGGCAGGAACGCCGTGCGCCCAGGTCTTGCGCGAGCGCCTTTGTTATGTCCCCAGCGGGTTCCAACAGCGGTTCCCCGCTTTCACGTTGTCCGCC
This genomic window from Nitrospirota bacterium contains:
- a CDS encoding leucyl aminopeptidase, whose product is MKIMRVIAKQGRVETEQAEVVVLTHFEGDTSFQDDASAVDRALDGRLRDLLRSGEFEGKQNETVLFHNPGKAAAKRVLLVGLGKKKDLRLDTIRQAFGCAVKRVRQAKATAFTAAVPQGSLPRTSAIDIAQAMVEGAVLGSYQFNVYRSENRAEAKNLARMTVITSRAEELDDLKEGIRRGVATSEAAVFVRDLCNHPSNVMTPSRIAGEAKIIAGERGVKLKVLERADMEKLGMGALLGVARGSHEPPKFIILDYRGAGTGGRHAKPIVFVGKTITFDTGGISLKPAENMEQMKADMTGGAEVLATVRAAARLRLPVHVIGILPATENMPGGGAMKPGDIVKTLSGKTVEVQNTDAEGRLILADGLAYATRYKPAAVIDVATLTGACMVALGQFAIGMFGNDETLKESVRKAGLKTGERVWEMPLWEEYFEQLKSDVADMRNIGGRGGGMITAALFLSKFVGDYPWVHLDIASTDWSERERAYIPKGPTGIGTRLLIQYLIDRSL
- the queE gene encoding 7-carboxy-7-deazaguanine synthase QueE produces the protein MLRVTEIFHSIQGESTHAGRPCAFVRLTGCPLRCVWCDTAYAFYGGVEMSLDDVLAKVGALGCRLVEVTGGEPLHQPEAYALIERLCAEGYDVLLETSGAIDISPVDKRAHVILDIKCPGSGMTERMCWENLARLTAKDEAKFVLKDRADYEWAKTILRRYELADRCPVLFSPVFGELDLRQLAEWILADRLPVRFQVQLHKYIWAPDMRGV
- a CDS encoding HAD-IB family hydrolase, which gives rise to MKIAAFFDVDNTLLPGTPSEVRFFRYLWRTGVVGWREAGASLWWWLRHVPPVSLQPLRERKLYLTGKHPAEMESLAEAFCRAEVLPFLSVDGLAKLDAHRREGHEIVLITGSLDFLIQPLAAFLAVKAVLAARPERTVAGFTGRLVAPLPYGDGKRRLMAAFARQNGLDLGECYAYGDSPGDVEALRAVGHPMVVNPIRGMARIARRHGWPIVRWE